The uncultured Desulfuromonas sp. genome has a segment encoding these proteins:
- a CDS encoding HDOD domain-containing protein translates to MAMTPEEIIKDIDQLVSLPEVVIRANQLLDSPTADAVEIGEVISHDPALSAQLLKLVNSAFYNLPSKIETISRAITVVGVNELRALIFSATAADTFKNLSPESIDMNAFWQRSVYCGLIAKKLSVALLGGSGETMFLTGLLHDIGRLILYSQLPEQAQKIVAEAEEKQTNLAAIEEKVLGFSSAQLGSALLKSWELPQRLWEPVRFQAAPENAEEFKEESNLLKVSLQITNCVEPELKSGQPVQLSSLSKIKIHGLQIPREELELLISDASVECFDVLTIINPNAGMIF, encoded by the coding sequence ATGGCTATGACACCTGAAGAGATCATTAAGGATATCGACCAGCTCGTCTCACTACCGGAAGTGGTCATCCGCGCCAACCAGCTACTCGATTCGCCGACGGCTGATGCCGTGGAGATTGGCGAGGTGATCAGTCACGACCCGGCCCTGAGCGCTCAGCTGCTCAAACTGGTCAACAGTGCTTTTTACAACTTACCCAGCAAAATTGAGACCATCTCGCGGGCCATTACCGTGGTCGGTGTAAACGAATTACGCGCGCTGATTTTTTCCGCCACGGCAGCGGACACGTTTAAAAACCTTTCTCCGGAAAGCATCGACATGAATGCGTTCTGGCAGCGTAGCGTTTACTGCGGTCTCATCGCCAAGAAGCTTTCAGTGGCCCTGCTCGGCGGCAGTGGCGAAACCATGTTTTTGACCGGCCTGCTGCACGACATTGGTCGCTTGATTCTTTACTCGCAACTGCCGGAACAAGCGCAGAAGATTGTCGCCGAGGCAGAAGAAAAACAAACGAATCTGGCGGCCATTGAAGAAAAAGTGCTCGGATTCAGCTCTGCCCAGCTCGGCTCCGCTCTGTTGAAAAGTTGGGAGCTGCCGCAACGGTTATGGGAGCCGGTTCGCTTCCAGGCGGCTCCGGAGAACGCCGAGGAGTTCAAGGAAGAATCGAACCTGCTGAAAGTGTCACTGCAAATCACCAATTGTGTTGAGCCTGAGTTGAAAAGCGGACAACCTGTACAACTGAGCAGCTTATCAAAGATCAAAATCCACGGTCTTCAAATCCCTCGCGAGGAGCTTGAACTGCTGATCAGTGACGCCAGTGTGGAATGCTTTGATGTGTTGACCATTATCAACCCGAATGCCGGGATGATTTTTTAA
- a CDS encoding DUF6429 family protein gives MLPKTKELKIELDSDKVDEYTLALLYLVTHERKEGLGARAWKGFDWETLNRLHKKGYISNPVDKAKSVTMNEEGYQKAQELFKKFFVKE, from the coding sequence TTGCTACCTAAAACAAAGGAGTTAAAAATAGAATTAGACAGCGACAAAGTGGACGAGTACACTCTGGCATTACTTTATCTGGTGACGCACGAACGAAAAGAAGGCCTCGGGGCAAGAGCATGGAAGGGTTTTGATTGGGAAACCCTGAATCGATTGCATAAAAAAGGCTATATTTCAAATCCCGTGGATAAGGCGAAATCCGTGACTATGAATGAAGAGGGGTATCAAAAAGCGCAAGAACTTTTTAAAAAGTTCTTTGTCAAAGAGTGA
- a CDS encoding NADH:flavin oxidoreductase/NADH oxidase, translated as MSTLLSQGKIGTVVLRNKVVMPPMCMYQSDDTAQVKDFHQYHYTARALGGVGLIIVEATGIEGRGRISDYDLGIWTDAQMLTHKELVEECHKFGAKMALQIAHAGRKSEVKETIPVAPSAIAFSQEAPYKKPETLTLEGIETIKELFIDAAVRAQNTGYDIIELHAAHGYLLCELLSPLTNQREDIYGGSLENRCRIVVETAKAIKEKVDIPLMVRISADEWMENGWNVEDSIYLSKELEKVGVAAMHISAGGNHEVVDHLPVFEPLYQCDYAKKIKEALSIPVIAVGLITTPQQGEEILGNDVCDFVAYGRELLRSPNFVFHAAQSFDEKNTIEHSYLRAY; from the coding sequence ATGAGCACACTATTATCACAAGGCAAAATCGGGACTGTAGTGCTGAGGAATAAAGTTGTCATGCCTCCCATGTGTATGTATCAAAGTGATGATACGGCACAGGTCAAGGATTTCCATCAATACCATTACACCGCCAGAGCCTTAGGTGGGGTTGGGCTTATCATTGTCGAGGCCACGGGTATTGAAGGCCGAGGAAGGATTTCAGACTATGACCTCGGCATTTGGACGGACGCGCAAATGCTCACGCACAAAGAACTTGTGGAGGAGTGCCATAAGTTTGGCGCGAAAATGGCGTTGCAGATTGCCCATGCCGGTAGAAAAAGCGAGGTGAAAGAAACCATTCCCGTTGCGCCAAGTGCCATCGCTTTTTCTCAGGAAGCACCGTATAAAAAACCAGAGACACTGACGCTTGAAGGCATTGAAACGATAAAAGAACTGTTTATCGATGCGGCAGTCAGAGCACAGAACACAGGCTATGACATCATTGAACTTCACGCGGCGCATGGCTATCTGTTGTGCGAGCTTCTCTCTCCATTGACGAATCAAAGAGAAGATATCTACGGCGGCAGCCTGGAAAACAGGTGCCGGATTGTTGTAGAAACAGCCAAAGCGATCAAAGAGAAGGTCGACATTCCTTTGATGGTCAGGATTTCAGCGGATGAGTGGATGGAGAACGGCTGGAATGTGGAAGACTCGATTTATCTGTCGAAAGAGTTGGAAAAGGTCGGCGTTGCTGCGATGCATATCTCCGCTGGTGGCAACCACGAAGTTGTCGATCATCTGCCGGTGTTTGAACCACTTTATCAATGCGACTATGCCAAAAAGATCAAAGAGGCACTTTCCATCCCTGTGATCGCGGTGGGCTTAATCACAACACCACAACAGGGGGAAGAGATTCTGGGAAATGATGTGTGTGATTTTGTCGCCTATGGCAGAGAGCTGTTACGCTCCCCCAATTTTGTTTTCCACGCGGCTCAGTCCTTTGACGAAAAAAACACCATTGAACACTCGTATCTAAGGGCCTATTAA